A DNA window from Candidatus Poribacteria bacterium contains the following coding sequences:
- a CDS encoding phytanoyl-CoA dioxygenase family protein: MNEQEQYPTMGDREKYLFDLQGFLLVRGFLSTVEVDTLNESLDANLDKRGEYGEPNVISGQWQGRPLEGRFSPFRHYSGMLTWQPPWCQPFRDLLAHPKLIPYLNTLMGRGWKLDHGVDVLTSTAGCEGLKLHGSGNLTFNGSRFYAYQNGTMRSGLVVCQYYLTDVNPGDGGLCVIPGSHKANFSCPEDILTLEANEEVVYHIPLSAGDLVIFNEATTHGTAPWRGKGERRTVLYRYTPKYLHYAGGIYQTCLPGWVSELTEAQQAVLEPPYVYNRPLIEADGNTLVQPRREGE, translated from the coding sequence GTGAACGAGCAAGAACAATACCCGACCATGGGAGACCGAGAAAAATACCTATTCGACCTCCAAGGTTTTCTCTTGGTCAGAGGTTTTCTTTCGACCGTTGAGGTAGACACCCTGAACGAGTCCCTCGACGCCAACCTGGACAAACGTGGAGAATACGGGGAGCCGAATGTCATCAGTGGACAATGGCAGGGAAGGCCCCTCGAGGGGCGGTTCAGTCCATTTCGGCATTACAGCGGCATGTTGACGTGGCAGCCTCCTTGGTGTCAACCCTTCCGCGATCTGTTAGCTCACCCCAAGCTCATCCCCTATCTCAATACCTTGATGGGCCGCGGCTGGAAGCTAGACCACGGCGTCGATGTTCTGACCTCCACAGCCGGCTGCGAGGGACTAAAACTGCACGGTTCGGGCAATCTCACTTTCAACGGCTCCCGCTTCTACGCCTACCAAAACGGGACAATGCGTTCCGGGCTAGTCGTTTGTCAATATTACTTGACTGATGTGAATCCGGGCGATGGTGGCCTATGCGTGATACCCGGCAGCCACAAAGCAAATTTCTCCTGTCCCGAAGACATTCTGACGTTAGAAGCCAACGAGGAAGTCGTCTATCACATTCCCCTCTCCGCGGGCGATCTGGTAATTTTCAACGAGGCAACCACACACGGAACTGCCCCTTGGAGAGGAAAAGGGGAGAGACGCACGGTACTCTATCGCTACACTCCTAAGTATCTCCACTATGCCGGTGGGATTTACCAGACGTGCCTACCGGGATGGGTCTCCGAACTGACCGAAGCCCAGCAGGCGGTGCTGGAACCACCCTATGTCTACAATCGACCACTGATCGAGGCGGATGGTAACACTTTAGTACAGCCCCGACGAGAAGGGGAGTAA
- a CDS encoding tetratricopeptide repeat protein, giving the protein MIRKVSMAFCLIVTVLFIWVWHHQSQFNDHSRKGFFHLRNGELDQAVEAYTKAIRNKGRTIFFAQAPSAYNNLGQAYLRKEEYAPAIAAFQKTLEMSPDAVGAYINLATAYLKQNLPDSAIESCETAIQISPEVAHLHYNLACAYALKGEDQKSIDSLQRAVELDGRMRVLAREEDVFNRLRSHPVFSAE; this is encoded by the coding sequence ATGATCAGAAAAGTAAGCATGGCGTTTTGCCTCATCGTAACTGTTCTCTTTATTTGGGTTTGGCACCATCAAAGCCAATTTAATGACCATTCGCGCAAGGGTTTTTTTCATCTGAGGAATGGTGAGTTAGATCAAGCGGTTGAGGCATACACCAAAGCCATCAGGAACAAAGGGCGGACAATCTTTTTCGCTCAAGCGCCCTCGGCGTATAATAACCTCGGTCAAGCCTATCTGCGTAAAGAGGAATACGCTCCGGCAATCGCCGCCTTCCAAAAAACGCTTGAGATGAGTCCAGATGCAGTGGGAGCTTATATCAATCTAGCGACCGCTTACCTAAAACAGAACCTACCAGATTCGGCGATCGAATCTTGTGAGACAGCAATTCAGATCTCTCCGGAGGTCGCGCACCTCCATTACAACTTGGCTTGCGCCTATGCGTTAAAGGGAGAAGACCAGAAATCAATTGATTCCCTTCAGAGGGCGGTTGAGCTTGACGGGCGGATGCGGGTGCTGGCAAGGGAGGAAGATGTATTTAATCGTCTTCGGTCACATCCTGTATTTTCTGCTGAGTAA
- a CDS encoding phytanoyl-CoA dioxygenase family protein, with protein MGGLNSEQIAFYKHEGYLLVEDVIPVEDLQLLISELNETVDQNAREAQAEGQLSELFEDEPFERRLARMVESVADPSDTSFSDTFFEGLHGKLKTEGMFAVQTHPAILDIVESLIGPEILAHPQFNIRPKLPNQDTSVVPWHQDLGYLQPDASETFMVNFWIPLVDATVENGCMEVIAGSHKAPLINHVTGLGPGRNFKGIVDGALPDGEQVQCPVPLGGVLLIQHKTIHRSVPNHSDHIRWSMDIRYSDPRMPTGRDGVPGFIARSEAEPASVANTLADWLRLFESV; from the coding sequence ATGGGTGGGTTAAATTCTGAACAGATTGCGTTTTATAAACATGAGGGCTACCTCTTAGTGGAGGATGTAATCCCTGTCGAGGATCTACAACTGTTGATTTCGGAGTTAAACGAGACAGTGGATCAGAACGCTCGAGAAGCACAAGCAGAGGGACAGTTGTCTGAGCTATTTGAAGATGAGCCTTTCGAGCGGCGGTTAGCTCGGATGGTAGAGTCCGTCGCTGATCCGTCTGATACCTCATTTAGTGATACTTTCTTCGAGGGATTGCACGGTAAATTGAAGACAGAGGGTATGTTTGCCGTGCAGACGCACCCGGCTATCTTGGATATTGTTGAATCGTTGATTGGACCAGAAATTTTGGCGCATCCGCAATTCAATATCCGTCCGAAACTCCCCAATCAGGATACCTCCGTGGTTCCTTGGCACCAAGACTTGGGTTACTTACAACCGGACGCGTCCGAGACTTTCATGGTCAACTTCTGGATTCCGCTTGTGGATGCAACGGTGGAGAACGGTTGTATGGAAGTGATTGCGGGTAGCCACAAAGCGCCACTGATTAACCATGTTACAGGGCTTGGACCGGGGCGTAACTTTAAGGGAATTGTTGATGGGGCGTTGCCCGATGGCGAGCAGGTCCAGTGTCCGGTGCCGTTGGGCGGTGTGTTGCTCATCCAGCACAAAACCATTCACCGTTCGGTCCCGAACCACTCCGATCACATCCGTTGGAGCATGGATATACGCTATAGCGACCCTCGTATGCCTACCGGTCGCGATGGGGTGCCGGGATTTATCGCGAGAAGCGAAGCAGAGCCAGCGTCTGTGGCGAATACGCTGGCGGATTGGTTGAGACTGTTCGAGTCAGTGTAA
- the secE gene encoding preprotein translocase subunit SecE, translating into MITRIKTFIRDIRAEWDKVSKPDRKEVQGNTLVVIVACAILGVFLWIVDGNTEYPNWGSAYGIVLLVAIVVCVTVVARRYSPRWPIAFLVSLIPLIAMAVAYFALDYSIEGFGFALLRSLFIKTG; encoded by the coding sequence ATGATAACACGTATAAAAACATTTATTCGAGATATTCGGGCTGAATGGGATAAAGTCTCCAAGCCGGACCGGAAGGAAGTACAAGGCAATACACTTGTAGTAATTGTGGCTTGTGCAATTCTGGGGGTTTTCCTCTGGATAGTTGATGGCAATACGGAATATCCTAACTGGGGTTCTGCATACGGCATAGTTTTACTGGTTGCAATTGTTGTCTGCGTAACCGTGGTTGCAAGACGCTATTCACCAAGATGGCCGATCGCGTTTTTAGTCTCGTTGATTCCGTTGATAGCTATGGCTGTTGCCTATTTTGCCCTTGACTACTCTATCGAAGGGTTCGGATTTGCGTTGTTGCGCAGCCTATTTATTAAGACAGGTTAA